From Pseudomonas sp. stari2, a single genomic window includes:
- a CDS encoding carbon-nitrogen hydrolase family protein: MRKLLYLTLSMAFVAALTFYAMWAADRPAGHYLSDLRIKLAVDQGTRADRGNLLGIQPELFPTDYQSSERLHRKLAAYLQQAQDQGLLNDKTIVVLPEHVGTWLMISGEKDELYQAPTLEEAMNWLAASNPLQFARAWLTARGSSRLDDAHLRMKSRDMAKDYQLLFGGLAREFHITLVAGSIVLPEPNIIDGRLKAGSGALYNTSVVFGRDGAPIGQPQRQMRPIFDQDETTDTGEASQINVVDTPAGRLGVLIGNDSWYPDNYRKLDAQGAQLIAVPAFVIGHGVWDQPWQGYRGLNVPDSVSLKPGEVSEGQAWHRLTLTAQPPGSRAIAGMSVFLRGQFWDKPSSGQSFLSSNGQQFADGEARGARLLNLWL, from the coding sequence ATGCGCAAACTTTTGTACCTGACCTTATCCATGGCGTTCGTCGCCGCGCTCACCTTCTACGCCATGTGGGCGGCTGACCGCCCGGCCGGTCATTACCTGTCGGACCTGAGGATCAAACTGGCGGTCGATCAGGGTACCCGCGCCGACCGTGGCAATTTGCTGGGCATTCAGCCGGAACTGTTCCCCACCGACTACCAAAGCTCCGAGCGCCTGCACCGCAAACTCGCCGCCTATCTGCAGCAAGCGCAGGATCAGGGTCTGCTCAATGACAAAACCATCGTGGTGCTGCCCGAGCACGTCGGCACCTGGCTGATGATCAGCGGCGAAAAAGACGAGTTGTACCAGGCGCCCACCCTCGAAGAGGCGATGAACTGGCTGGCCGCCAGCAACCCGTTGCAGTTCGCCCGCGCCTGGCTCACCGCCAGGGGCAGCAGCCGTCTGGATGACGCCCACCTGCGGATGAAATCCCGAGACATGGCCAAGGACTATCAGTTGTTGTTCGGCGGTCTGGCCAGGGAATTCCATATCACTCTGGTGGCCGGCTCGATCGTGCTGCCGGAACCGAACATCATCGACGGCCGGCTCAAGGCCGGCAGTGGCGCGCTGTACAACACCAGTGTGGTGTTTGGTCGTGACGGCGCCCCGATTGGCCAGCCACAGCGACAGATGCGCCCGATCTTCGATCAGGATGAAACGACCGACACCGGCGAGGCTTCACAGATCAACGTGGTCGACACCCCCGCCGGACGTCTCGGCGTGCTGATTGGTAACGACAGCTGGTATCCGGACAACTATCGCAAGCTCGACGCGCAAGGTGCGCAACTGATCGCAGTGCCGGCGTTCGTCATCGGTCACGGTGTGTGGGACCAGCCCTGGCAGGGTTACAGGGGCTTGAACGTGCCGGACTCGGTCAGCCTCAAACCGGGAGAGGTCAGCGAAGGCCAGGCCTGGCATCGCCTGACCCTGACGGCACAACCGCCGGGCAGCCGTGCGATTGCCGGCATGAGCGTGTTCCTGCGCGGGCAGTTCTGGGACAAGCCGAGTTCCGGGCAGAGCTTCCTCAGCAGCAATGGCCAGCAGTTCGCCGACGGCGAAGCCCGTGGCGCGCGCTTGCTCAATCTCTGGTTGTAG
- a CDS encoding SurA N-terminal domain-containing protein, giving the protein MLQNIRDNSQGWIAKTIIGVIVALMALTGFDAIFKATTHTNEAAKVNGEEISQNELSQAVDMQRRQLMQQLGKDFDASLLDEKMLRESALKGLIDRKLLLQGAEKSKFAFSDAALDQVILQTPEFQVDGKFSSDRFDQVIRQLGYSRMQFRQMLAQEMLIGQLRAGVAGSGFVTDAQVLAFARLEKQTRDFASLSIKADPAAVKLTDDEVKAYYDEHAKEFMTPDQVVIDYLELKKASFFDQVAVKDEDLQAAYQKEIANLSEQRRAAHILIEVNDKTTEAQAKAKIEDVQARLAKGEKFEALAKEFSQDPGSANNGGDLGYAGPGVYDPAFEKALYSLNKDQVSEPVRTDFGFHLIKLLGVEAPEVPTFASLKDKLTRELKTQQVEQRFVEATKQLEDSSFESSDLAQPAQDLKLTVHTSKPFGREGGEGVTANRAVVTAAFSTEVLEEGANSTAIELDPETVIVLRAKEHLKPAQLPLEAVATAIRTQLAKEHASAAAKTKAEQLIAGLRDGKTPLDKAIDGQNWKVTQAATRAQEGVDPAVLQALFRMPKPAGKDKPTFSSVTLPDGSLTIVRLNAVNEAAAPTDEEKAQYRRFLASREGQQDFAAYRKQLESEADIKRF; this is encoded by the coding sequence GTTTCGATGCCATTTTCAAGGCCACGACTCACACCAACGAGGCGGCCAAGGTCAATGGTGAAGAAATCAGCCAGAACGAGCTGAGCCAGGCCGTTGACATGCAACGCCGTCAGCTGATGCAACAGCTGGGCAAGGACTTCGATGCTTCCTTGCTGGACGAAAAAATGCTGCGCGAATCGGCCCTCAAGGGTCTGATCGATCGCAAGCTGCTGCTGCAAGGCGCAGAAAAATCGAAGTTCGCCTTCTCCGACGCGGCGCTGGACCAGGTGATCCTGCAAACACCTGAATTCCAGGTTGATGGCAAGTTCAGCTCCGACCGTTTTGACCAGGTGATCCGTCAGCTTGGCTACAGCCGTATGCAATTCCGCCAGATGCTGGCTCAGGAAATGCTGATCGGCCAACTGCGCGCCGGTGTGGCGGGCAGTGGTTTCGTGACTGACGCTCAAGTGCTGGCTTTCGCCCGTCTGGAAAAACAGACCCGTGACTTCGCCTCGCTGAGCATCAAGGCCGACCCGGCCGCCGTGAAGCTGACCGACGATGAGGTCAAGGCTTACTACGACGAACACGCCAAGGAATTCATGACCCCGGATCAGGTGGTCATCGATTACCTCGAACTGAAGAAGGCTTCGTTCTTCGATCAGGTCGCCGTCAAGGACGAAGACCTGCAGGCGGCGTATCAGAAAGAGATCGCCAACCTTTCGGAACAGCGTCGAGCGGCGCATATTCTGATCGAAGTGAACGACAAGACCACCGAGGCCCAGGCCAAGGCGAAGATCGAAGACGTTCAGGCCCGTCTGGCCAAGGGCGAGAAGTTCGAAGCGCTGGCCAAGGAGTTCTCGCAGGATCCGGGCTCGGCCAACAACGGCGGCGACCTGGGTTATGCCGGTCCTGGCGTCTACGACCCGGCCTTCGAGAAAGCCCTGTACTCGTTGAACAAGGATCAAGTGTCAGAGCCAGTTCGCACCGACTTCGGTTTCCACCTGATCAAGCTGCTGGGCGTCGAAGCACCGGAAGTTCCGACTTTCGCCAGTCTGAAAGACAAGCTGACCCGAGAGTTGAAAACCCAACAGGTCGAGCAGCGTTTTGTCGAGGCGACCAAGCAGCTGGAAGACTCCTCGTTCGAATCGTCTGACCTGGCTCAGCCGGCGCAGGATCTGAAACTGACCGTGCACACCTCCAAGCCGTTCGGCCGTGAAGGTGGCGAAGGTGTTACAGCCAACCGCGCGGTGGTAACTGCAGCGTTCAGCACTGAAGTACTGGAAGAGGGTGCCAACAGCACCGCCATCGAGCTGGATCCGGAAACCGTGATCGTATTGCGCGCCAAGGAGCACCTCAAGCCTGCGCAACTGCCGCTGGAAGCCGTGGCGACTGCCATTCGCACCCAATTGGCCAAAGAGCACGCCAGCGCGGCTGCCAAGACCAAGGCCGAGCAATTGATCGCCGGTCTGCGCGATGGCAAGACTCCGCTGGACAAGGCCATCGACGGCCAGAACTGGAAAGTTACCCAGGCGGCAACCCGCGCCCAGGAAGGTGTTGATCCTGCAGTGCTGCAAGCGTTGTTCCGCATGCCGAAACCGGCAGGCAAGGACAAGCCGACTTTCAGTAGCGTGACACTGCCTGATGGCAGCCTGACCATCGTGCGTCTGAACGCTGTGAACGAAGCCGCTGCGCCGACCGATGAAGAGAAAGCGCAATATCGTCGCTTCCTTGCCTCGCGTGAAGGCCAGCAAGACTTCGCGGCGTACCGCAAGCAGCTGGAAAGCGAAGCGGACATCAAGCGTTTCTGA
- a CDS encoding FAD-dependent oxidoreductase: protein MTATYPHLLAPLDLGFTTLRNRTLMGSMHTGLEEKPGGFERMAAYFAERARGGVGLMVTGGIGPNDEGGVYSGAAKLTTEEEALKHRIVTRAVHDAGGKICMQILHAGRYAYSPKQVAPSAIQAPINPFKPKELDEEGIEKQISDFVTCSVLAQTAEYDGVEIMGSEGYFINQFLAAYTNHRTDRWGGSYENRMRLPVEIVRRVREAVGPNFIIIFRLSMLDLVEGGSTWEEIVTLAKAIEQAGATIINTGIGWHEARIPTIATKVPRAAFSKVTAKLRGSVSIPLITTNRINTPEVAEQILAEGDADMVSMARPFLADPDFVNKAAEGRADEINTCIGCNQACLDHTFGGKLTSCLVNPRACHETELNYLPVKQIKKIAVVGAGPAGLSAATVAAERGHQVTLFDSASEIGGQFNVAKRVPGKEEFYETLRYFKRKLQTTNVEVCLNTRVDVAKLVEGGYDEVILATGIAPRVPAIPGIENAKVLSYLDVLLERKPVGKRVAVIGAGGIGFDVSEFLVHEGVATSQDRAAFWKEWGIDTNLEARGGVAGIKAAPHAPARDVFLLQRKKSKVGDGLGKTTGWIHRTGLKNKQVQMLNSVEYLKIDDEGLHIRIGETGEPQVLPVDNIVICAGQDPLRELQEGLVAAGQNVHLIGGADVAAELDAKRAINQGSRLAAEL from the coding sequence ATGACCGCCACTTACCCGCACCTGCTGGCCCCGCTGGACCTGGGATTCACCACGTTGCGCAACCGCACCCTGATGGGCTCGATGCACACCGGCCTGGAAGAGAAGCCGGGTGGTTTCGAACGCATGGCGGCGTACTTCGCCGAGCGTGCCCGTGGCGGCGTCGGCCTGATGGTGACCGGCGGTATCGGCCCGAACGACGAGGGCGGTGTGTACTCCGGCGCAGCCAAGCTGACCACCGAGGAAGAAGCACTCAAGCACCGCATCGTCACCCGTGCCGTGCACGATGCGGGCGGCAAGATCTGCATGCAGATCCTCCACGCCGGCCGTTATGCCTACAGCCCGAAACAAGTCGCACCGAGTGCAATCCAGGCGCCGATCAACCCGTTCAAGCCCAAAGAGCTGGACGAGGAAGGCATCGAGAAACAGATCAGCGATTTCGTCACCTGCTCGGTACTGGCCCAGACCGCCGAGTACGACGGCGTGGAAATCATGGGCTCGGAAGGTTATTTCATTAACCAGTTCCTGGCGGCTTACACCAACCACCGTACCGACCGCTGGGGCGGCAGCTACGAAAACCGCATGCGCCTGCCAGTGGAAATCGTTCGCCGCGTACGTGAAGCGGTCGGTCCGAACTTCATCATCATCTTCCGCCTGTCGATGCTCGATCTGGTGGAAGGCGGCAGCACCTGGGAAGAAATCGTTACCCTGGCCAAAGCCATCGAGCAGGCCGGTGCGACCATCATCAACACCGGTATCGGCTGGCACGAAGCACGGATTCCGACCATCGCCACCAAAGTGCCGCGTGCGGCGTTCAGCAAGGTCACGGCCAAGCTGCGTGGCTCGGTGAGCATTCCGCTGATCACCACTAACCGCATCAACACCCCGGAAGTCGCCGAGCAGATCCTCGCCGAAGGCGATGCCGACATGGTGTCGATGGCGCGGCCGTTCCTCGCCGACCCGGATTTCGTCAACAAAGCCGCTGAAGGCCGCGCTGACGAAATCAACACCTGCATCGGTTGCAACCAGGCCTGTCTCGATCACACCTTCGGCGGCAAGCTCACCAGTTGCCTGGTCAACCCGCGTGCCTGCCACGAGACCGAACTCAACTATCTGCCGGTCAAGCAGATCAAGAAAATCGCCGTGGTCGGTGCCGGCCCTGCGGGTCTGTCCGCTGCCACCGTGGCTGCCGAGCGCGGGCATCAGGTGACGCTGTTCGATTCGGCCAGCGAGATCGGTGGCCAGTTCAACGTCGCCAAACGCGTGCCGGGCAAGGAAGAGTTCTACGAAACCCTGCGTTATTTCAAACGCAAGTTGCAGACCACCAATGTCGAGGTATGCCTGAATACCCGCGTCGATGTGGCAAAACTGGTTGAGGGCGGTTACGACGAAGTCATCCTGGCCACCGGCATTGCGCCGCGAGTGCCGGCGATTCCGGGTATCGAGAACGCCAAAGTGCTGAGCTATCTGGATGTGCTGCTCGAGCGCAAACCGGTGGGCAAGCGTGTGGCGGTGATCGGCGCCGGCGGTATCGGTTTCGACGTGTCGGAATTCCTCGTTCATGAAGGCGTGGCCACCAGCCAGGATCGCGCTGCGTTCTGGAAAGAGTGGGGCATCGACACGAACCTGGAAGCTCGTGGTGGCGTGGCCGGGATCAAGGCTGCACCGCACGCACCGGCCCGTGACGTGTTCCTGCTGCAACGCAAGAAATCCAAGGTCGGCGACGGTCTGGGCAAAACCACCGGCTGGATTCACCGCACCGGTCTGAAGAACAAGCAAGTGCAGATGCTCAACAGCGTCGAGTACCTGAAGATCGACGACGAAGGCCTGCACATCCGCATCGGCGAAACCGGCGAGCCGCAAGTGCTGCCGGTGGACAACATCGTCATCTGCGCCGGCCAGGATCCACTGCGCGAGCTGCAAGAAGGGTTGGTGGCAGCCGGACAGAACGTGCACCTGATCGGCGGCGCTGACGTGGCCGCCGAGCTGGATGCCAAACGTGCGATCAATCAAGGTTCGCGTCTGGCCGCCGAGCTCTGA
- a CDS encoding 1-aminocyclopropane-1-carboxylate deaminase/D-cysteine desulfhydrase produces the protein MFLPPTDWLAPAPLEPLQLDWLTAAGIEVAILRLDRIDPLISGNKWFKLVEHLKAADRAGAEGIISLGGAHSNHLHALAAAGKRLGFTTVGLLRGHPQDTPTVRDLQDFGMQLHWLGYGGYRARHEPGFWQPWLTQYPTLHPVPEGGGGVPGAQGCASLKDQVSNQLGKLGWDDHDGWWLACGTGTTLAGLVLAEAGEHPVYGAMAVPDDHGVAANVEAIVGDIEGYELIDASRGGFAKVDAPLLEFIAHAEHVSGVPLEPLYTGKALLALKQHTEAGRLKSGTRLIFVHTGGLQGRRGLDG, from the coding sequence ATGTTTCTGCCTCCCACCGATTGGCTGGCCCCAGCCCCCCTCGAACCGCTTCAGTTGGACTGGCTCACTGCCGCCGGCATTGAAGTCGCGATACTGCGTCTGGACCGGATTGACCCGCTGATCAGCGGCAACAAGTGGTTCAAACTCGTTGAACACCTCAAGGCTGCCGACCGTGCGGGCGCCGAAGGCATCATCAGCCTGGGGGGCGCGCACTCCAATCATCTGCATGCACTGGCCGCTGCGGGCAAGCGCCTGGGATTCACAACGGTCGGGCTGTTGCGCGGACATCCGCAGGACACGCCGACGGTCAGGGATCTGCAGGACTTCGGCATGCAATTGCACTGGCTCGGTTATGGCGGTTATCGGGCGCGGCACGAGCCGGGGTTCTGGCAGCCGTGGCTGACGCAATATCCGACGTTGCATCCGGTGCCCGAAGGTGGTGGCGGGGTGCCCGGTGCGCAGGGTTGCGCATCACTGAAGGATCAAGTGAGTAATCAACTCGGCAAGCTCGGTTGGGACGACCATGACGGCTGGTGGCTGGCTTGTGGCACCGGCACCACTCTTGCGGGACTGGTGCTGGCAGAGGCGGGTGAACACCCGGTGTATGGCGCAATGGCCGTGCCCGACGATCACGGCGTCGCGGCCAATGTCGAGGCGATTGTCGGTGACATCGAGGGCTACGAACTGATCGACGCCAGCCGTGGCGGCTTCGCCAAAGTCGATGCGCCGTTGCTTGAGTTCATCGCGCACGCTGAACATGTCAGCGGCGTCCCCCTCGAACCGCTGTACACCGGCAAGGCTTTGCTGGCGCTCAAACAACACACCGAGGCGGGTCGTTTAAAGAGTGGAACGCGACTGATCTTCGTCCACACCGGCGGCTTGCAGGGCCGGCGTGGACTCGACGGCTAA
- a CDS encoding DUF2242 domain-containing protein — MLNSIPVRFFGLALLLTAAAGCSKDKPIYEHENFDDSGTFSRNYPVTDAASCEAARRALLSQGYIITSSDPKLVSGHKSFQQTGETHMEISFNVVCTDDGSAAHHATVFANALQDRYALKKTNNSASLGVGVLGSVSMPIGSSDDSMVKVASETVSSQKFYERFFTLVELFLPADAKKAAHITEKPKTDLGVPEAKAAPAALAPTPAAEPTPAPAPAAEPAATPAPAPAEAGPVSSEPVVPPAEAPPITPAPGSELVPTAAPAPEVITPPSNPADLPPPSEPIPAMPSGH; from the coding sequence ATGTTGAATTCTATTCCCGTGCGTTTTTTCGGGTTGGCGTTGTTGCTGACCGCCGCTGCCGGCTGCTCCAAGGACAAGCCTATCTACGAGCATGAGAACTTCGACGATTCCGGCACCTTTTCGCGCAACTATCCGGTCACCGATGCCGCCAGCTGCGAAGCGGCGCGCCGCGCGTTGCTCAGCCAGGGCTACATCATCACCAGCAGCGACCCGAAACTGGTCAGCGGCCACAAAAGCTTCCAGCAGACCGGTGAAACCCACATGGAGATCAGCTTCAACGTGGTGTGCACCGATGACGGCAGTGCCGCGCACCACGCGACGGTGTTCGCCAACGCCCTGCAGGACCGTTACGCGCTGAAGAAGACCAACAACTCGGCCAGCCTCGGAGTTGGTGTGCTGGGCTCGGTGTCGATGCCGATCGGCTCCTCTGACGACTCAATGGTCAAGGTGGCCAGCGAAACCGTGTCCTCGCAGAAATTCTACGAGCGCTTCTTCACCCTGGTGGAGCTGTTCCTGCCGGCGGATGCGAAGAAAGCTGCGCACATCACCGAGAAGCCGAAGACCGATCTGGGCGTGCCGGAAGCCAAGGCTGCGCCGGCCGCGCTGGCCCCAACGCCAGCGGCCGAGCCGACTCCGGCGCCAGCCCCGGCCGCCGAACCTGCCGCGACGCCGGCGCCTGCTCCCGCAGAGGCTGGTCCGGTCAGCTCGGAACCGGTCGTTCCGCCAGCCGAGGCGCCGCCGATCACTCCGGCCCCGGGTTCGGAGCTGGTTCCAACAGCAGCGCCGGCTCCGGAAGTCATCACACCACCTTCCAACCCGGCTGACTTGCCGCCGCCATCAGAGCCGATCCCGGCGATGCCAAGCGGGCATTGA
- a CDS encoding AraC family transcriptional regulator, with protein sequence MKPLPMRLGDLSVGFVHSLADAVRSHDADPQPLLEQYGLDTARMAEAGARLSIPRYMRLGHAAIQLTGDSALGLRMGRLSRLSQAGLAGVTAAQAPTVREAARCLTRFEPLYGSNYRGQSSFHEDASGAWLRFYSISPYNAYNRFVVDSIIAGWLHQLSSLSPEPLRAERIEIEFDTPDYRDAYAVLGECPIQFGAEHNQLRLSLTSLAARNPEHCPSTWKHLLQLCERELEQLTRTRSLRERITQLLGPLLNGGREPDLEEVAARLKLPTWTLRRKLAEEGTQFRAILNDTRRDLAMTYIRDTELAFGEIAYLLGFASAEAFQRAFKRWNSQTPGEFRRSHRKTG encoded by the coding sequence ATGAAGCCGCTGCCGATGCGTCTTGGGGATCTTTCGGTAGGCTTCGTCCATAGCCTGGCCGATGCCGTGCGTAGCCATGACGCCGACCCGCAGCCGTTGCTCGAACAATATGGGCTCGACACCGCGCGAATGGCCGAGGCCGGCGCACGCCTGTCGATCCCGCGCTACATGCGCCTGGGGCATGCTGCGATCCAGTTGACCGGCGATTCGGCGCTGGGTTTGCGCATGGGCCGGCTCAGTCGTCTGAGTCAGGCCGGACTGGCGGGCGTCACGGCAGCGCAGGCGCCGACCGTGCGCGAAGCCGCCCGCTGCCTGACGCGCTTTGAGCCGCTGTACGGCTCCAATTATCGCGGCCAGTCGAGTTTCCACGAGGATGCCAGCGGAGCCTGGCTGCGCTTCTATTCGATCAGCCCGTACAACGCCTACAACCGCTTTGTGGTGGATTCAATCATCGCAGGCTGGCTGCATCAGTTGTCCAGCCTCAGCCCCGAACCACTGCGCGCCGAACGGATCGAGATCGAATTCGACACCCCGGATTATCGCGACGCCTACGCCGTACTCGGCGAATGCCCGATCCAATTCGGCGCCGAACACAATCAACTGCGTCTTAGCCTCACCAGCCTGGCCGCACGTAACCCGGAGCATTGCCCCAGCACCTGGAAGCATCTGCTGCAACTGTGTGAACGGGAGCTGGAGCAATTGACGCGAACCCGCAGCCTGCGTGAACGCATCACACAATTGCTCGGGCCGTTGCTCAATGGTGGCCGGGAACCCGACCTGGAAGAAGTGGCGGCACGCCTGAAGCTGCCGACCTGGACGTTACGGCGCAAGCTGGCCGAAGAAGGCACGCAGTTTCGCGCGATCCTCAACGACACTCGCCGTGATCTGGCGATGACCTACATTCGCGACACTGAACTGGCGTTCGGTGAAATCGCCTACCTGCTGGGCTTTGCCTCGGCCGAAGCTTTCCAGCGCGCCTTCAAGCGCTGGAACAGCCAGACACCGGGCGAGTTCCGCCGCAGTCACCGCAAGACCGGTTGA